CATCTAGGTACAAAACAAGAATGTTCTGGAGAGGTCCTTGGAAATACTCCTCAAATAAAATGAGAGCCCTTCCATCCCCTGCGTGAGCATATAATACCTCAAGCTGCCATAGACATCTCACAGCCATGAGCAGACAGCCAAGAGATTAGAAGGGGCACCGAGAAGATGCATACTTGGGCATCTTAGGaataacaaaaaaccctgcaATCAATGACCTCCAAATTTTGTGCGGAGGAGTCAATAATTGTTACTGTGGCTTAAACCAGGGGCTGGCAAGGTTTCAGTAGTGTTGCATAGACAATATTTAGGCTTTGCAGACCATACAGTCTCTATCACAAGCATACTGTCGTAACACAAAAACTTCCAtagatgaaaagtaaaataatgggcATGACTAGAGTCCAGTAAAATCCTATATATGggcaataaaatttgaatttcatataatttttattgtatcaCAAAATACTatcctactttaatttttttcaaccatttaaaaatgttaaatcctTTCAGGCATACTGAAATAGGCAACAGGTTAGATTTGGCTTAAGCCATAACTCAATGCCTAGATAACTGTCTAGAAAGGGAAGGGTCGTATAAAATTGCTCCGGTTAAGACATTCGTGGATACTAATAGCTTTATTATATTTCACCTCCCACAGACCATTTCATTGCTAACAGTGCCCTACTCCCATGAAACAAAGCTCCTACGCAACTGTACACATTGGAATCAGGTTAATAAAGTAGGGAAATCAAAATGAAGTAGAAAACCTTCAAGGTACTCCCATAAGATCACACTGATAGGGAGGGAAAGAACAAATCATAAACTTCTTTCTCCCAGCACCACAATCTCCCCACATACTATAGCATGCTACCACTGAGGGCTAAAGTGAATGAACTCAAGGCTGCAAAGGTAGAAGATGATAGAGGTGGGATTCCAGTCCAAGTAATCCCTTGCTAAAGTCGATGCCCTTTACACTAAAAACCATGCAGAAGTGAAGCAGATCAATTTTCAACATTCCCCAAAATACAAATGGCTATGAAAGCATTCTGATTTATATTATGGAATATAAAGGCTCAtctacaaaaaaaaccaaaacaaaaaaacaaaaacaaaaccatgaataGGGGAACTTTTGTTCTATTCTTCACAGTTGACTAAAATCAGAAGGTATATTTTGTCACCAAacatatactaattttttttaaggttttcattATTGTTCCAACCCTGAGTTCACTTTCTTACCCCACAATCTCTTCATGGCGATTTTCACCTCTGCATTTCTGAGGGTATAGATGATGGGGTTCATcatgggggtgaccactgtgtaGAACACGGCCACCAGTTTGTCCTCGGTGAAGGTGGAGGGGGGCCGCATGTAGAGGAAGATGGCAGGTCCAAAGAACAACACGACCACCGTGATGTGAGAGGcacaggtggagagggctttgcGCCTTCCCTCTGCAGAATGGTTCCTCAAGTTGACCAGGATGACAATATAGGAGGACAccaagaggagaaaggagaagataGAGAATAATCCACTGTTGGCCAAGACAATAAGCCCCTCCACAGAGGTGTCAGTGCAGGCAAGCTTGAATAAGGGGTGGAGGTCACAGAAGTAGTGGTCAATCACATTGGGACCACAGAAGGGCAATCGGACTGTGACAATAATCTGAACCATGGAGTGAAAAAAGCCCCCCAGCCAGGAACCAGCCACCAGACGGTGACACACAGCCCGGCTCATGATGACTGTGTagtgcaggggtttgcagatggccacatagcggtcataggccattaCTGTGAGCAGGAATGTCTCGGCAACTCCAAAGAAGTGGAAGAAGAATATCTGAGCCACACAGCCCTCCAGGGAGATGGTCTTAACCTTGGAAAGCAAGTCTGCGATGAACTTGGGGGCGACAGTAGAGGAGTAGCTGATCTCCACCAGGGACAGGTAActcaggaagaagtacatgggggaatGCAGACTCTGACTGACTTTGATCGTCAGAACAATGAGGCCATTGCCCACCACCGTGGCCAGGTACACAGGAAGAAACACTACAAAGCACACCCTCTGCACCTCTGGATCCTGGAAAAGACCAGTGATAATCAACTTGGTCACATTATTTGTAGTTGCCATGGAATCCATTCAGGTGTGCTTGACAGGAGGTAATCAGAGGCCTGCAATAAAACACTGACTGTAACTAATTCACCTCAGATATAGCATGTTACACTATATAAACCACTATACAATATACACTTGCAACCAACACTTTATCCAGCCTATCTATACTCATTCCACATTAAATGCTAGAAATCCAAAGCCATCACAAGATATTTTGATTTAGGTTTCATTCAAGTTCATAGCCTACATTTTTTATTATCACCATTGCATTTTTTAgtattatctctttttcttcttctctttggattttcctttattttcagctTACTTACTTGGTATAATTGTTAAAATTACacaatatttaaagtgtacatgcTGGTGGTTTATCATACTCTACACTGTGAAAGGATCACACCCTCCAATTAATTAGCACACTTAGAAtctcaaatatttatctttttcttttagtgagAACATTGAAGATCTTTACTCTGTTACCAACATACATTCttcagtgaaaaatgccattgaaattATGATAGGGATTACACGggatctgtaaattgctttgggtaatatgaacattttaatattaattcttccaatccatgagcaagGAATATCTCTCTTCAATtactttcatcaatgttttataactTTCAGTGTACCAATCTTTCACCATTTGGTTAAAATTATGCTAAGTATCTTATACTTTTGTgaaattgtaaatgagatttctgtatttctcttttggaTTGTTCCTTACACGTGTTTAAaagtgcaactgatttttgtacattggttttgtatcctgcaacttaacCAAATTTGTTTCTCAGGTGCTATAATGGATTCTATAGAGTTTTCTACAtatatgtcatctgaaaatagaaacagttttacttccttccttctgatttgtatgcatttacttttttccttgaCTAACTGGTCTGG
The Sus scrofa isolate TJ Tabasco breed Duroc unplaced genomic scaffold, Sscrofa11.1 Contig1409, whole genome shotgun sequence DNA segment above includes these coding regions:
- the LOC110258146 gene encoding olfactory receptor 4B1-like — translated: MDSMATTNNVTKLIITGLFQDPEVQRVCFVVFLPVYLATVVGNGLIVLTIKVSQSLHSPMYFFLSYLSLVEISYSSTVAPKFIADLLSKVKTISLEGCVAQIFFFHFFGVAETFLLTVMAYDRYVAICKPLHYTVIMSRAVCHRLVAGSWLGGFFHSMVQIIVTVRLPFCGPNVIDHYFCDLHPLFKLACTDTSVEGLIVLANSGLFSIFSFLLLVSSYIVILVNLRNHSAEGRRKALSTCASHITVVVLFFGPAIFLYMRPPSTFTEDKLVAVFYTVVTPMMNPIIYTLRNAEVKIAMKRLWGKKVNSGLEQ